A stretch of the Nicotiana tabacum cultivar K326 chromosome 6, ASM71507v2, whole genome shotgun sequence genome encodes the following:
- the LOC107813483 gene encoding photosystem II reaction center proteins PsbY, chloroplastic-like, which translates to MAATIGTMAMLNVKCFTKASINNPSKPKPISLLSLQNLPKGLLTSKTSENTSNLSSSLTGTAIAGAIFSTLSSCDSAFAAQQIADIAEGDNRGLALLLPLIPAIAWVLYNILQPALNQINKMRNQGVIIGLGLTGLAASGFFHTPEASAASEIAMIADAASDNRGQLLLIVVTPALLWVAYNILQPALNQINKMRQ; encoded by the coding sequence ATGGCAGCCACCATAGGAACCATGGCCATGCTCAACGTCAAATGCTTTACCAAAGCATCTATTAACAACCCTTCAAAGCCCAAACCCATCTCTCTTCTCTCCCTTCAAAACCTCCCAAAAGGTCTATTGACTTCCAAAACATCTGAAAACACCTCAAACTTATCAAGTTCCCTCACTGGAACAGCAATTGCAGGTGCCATTTTCTCAACCCTGAGCTCATGCGACAGCGCTTTTGCCGCTCAACAAATTGCTGACATAGCAGAGGGAGACAACAGGGGTTTAGCACTTTTACTTCCTTTAATTCCTGCTATAGCATGGGTTCTTTACAACATTCTTCAACCAGCACTGAACCAAATCAATAAAATGAGGAATCAAGGAGTTATTATTGGTCTTGGTCTAACTGGTTTAGCAGCATCAGGTTTTTTCCACACTCCAGAGGCTTCAGCTGCTAGTGAAATTGCTATGATTGCAGATGCAGCAAGTGACAACAGAGGACAACTTTTGTTGATTGTTGTGACTCCTGCTTTGCTTTGGGTTGCTTACAATATTCTACAGCCAgctttgaatcagatcaacaaGATGAGACAGTGA